In one Myotis daubentonii chromosome 1, mMyoDau2.1, whole genome shotgun sequence genomic region, the following are encoded:
- the LOC132216682 gene encoding uncharacterized protein LOC132216682 isoform X2: MNVKGQEDTLGSLKIKGAEGLKQEMQLLTKRLQQLHHHHEEPSQIEEKCREQKRPLKRLEGKIAVNDFFQARLDSGRNKENSRTKNSRIDENSKIFKQLEKDNKQQTLLTIKQNLQIATTQRLEEEIQQLQKQLSNLKLSNKNMKTQLTRVNVLKDKTIQKLRQSLIKVEAMKGKAAMKTDNLKTTLDPTKQEARWDKDGTHQILDAVTPELCTEKNTLEEVSGRPQEEVDFRETIMKMLGFNMKTADKEIITHLRLVIQAYEATNKSKIASDCETGQNNA, from the exons GGAGCTGAAGGCCTTAAGCAGGAAATGCAGTTGCTCACCAAGCGACTGCAGCAGCTGCATCATCACCACGAGGAACCATCCCAAATCGAAGAAAAGTGTAGGGAACAAAAAAGACCCTTGAAACGTCTGGAGGGAAAAATTGCTGTTAATGACTTTTTTCAAGCGAGATTAGACTCGGGCAGGAATAAA GAAAACTCCAGGACTAAAAATTCCCGAATAGACGAGAACAGCAAGATATTTAAACAGCTAGAGAAagacaacaaacaacaaacattACTAACTATTAAGCAGAATTTGCAAATTGCAACAACTCAAAGGTTAGAGGAAGAAATTCAGCAACTTCAGAAACAGCTCAGTAATTtgaaattgtcaaataaaaatatgaaaacccAACTGACAAGAGTAAATGTCCTTAAA GACAAAACAATTCAGAAGCTCAGGCAATCTTTAATAAAAGTTGAAGCAATGAAAGGGAAGGCAGCTATGAAAACAGATAACTTGAAAACTACATTAGACCCGACCAAGCAAGAGGCAAGATGGGACAAAGACGGGACCCATCAGATTTTAGATGCTGTCACTCCTGAGCTCTGCACAGAAAAGAACACACTTGAAGAAGTATCAGGACGACCACaagag GAAGTCGACTTCCGAGAAACTATCATGAAGATGTTGGGATTTAACATGAAAACAGCAGACAAGGAAATTATCACTCACCTAAGACTTGTTATCCAAGCTTATGAAGCAACTAACAAATCAAAGATTGCTTCTGATTGTGAGACTGGACAGAATAACGCATAA